A window from Vanessa atalanta chromosome 18, ilVanAtal1.2, whole genome shotgun sequence encodes these proteins:
- the LOC125071035 gene encoding uncharacterized protein LOC125071035 translates to MYNKLIQSPIVLLSVLCIVSAKPLSIIQPDHPPLAAELSSRVAAHTSRLQEPKQDARLPIPTAQDLEAVRKIAQVLVMLGQQVIPALIGGTGAGNGGTTVTEIPNDIVNSL, encoded by the exons ATGTACAACAAGCTTATACAGTCTCCAATTGTACTCCTCTCCGTGCTTTGCATTGTCTCGGCTAAACca ttGTCCATAATACAACCAGATCACCCGCCGCTGGCCGCTGAACTGAGCTCTCGTGTGGCCGCACACACGTCCCGGCTGCAGGAGCCCAAGCAAGACGCGCGTCTCCCTATACCTACAGCTCAGGACCTGGAAGCGGTCAGAAAGATTGCGCAAGTCCTCGTCATGCTAGGCCAACAG gTAATACCAGCTCTAATCGGCGGAACAGGAGCTGGAAATGGGGGCACAACAGTTACGGAGATACCCAACGATATAGTTAATagcctttaa